Within the Deltaproteobacteria bacterium genome, the region CGATTCGGTGACCCCCCGCCCTGAATCCCAGAGGCGGGTCTCCTGCGCGATCTTTTCGCCCGCAGAGAGGGCGGCCTTCTGGCGTTCAATTTCATATTCAATCGCCTTTTCCACAAACTTGAACGAGTTCATGTTTTTTAATTCCACTTTTGTTCCGAATTTATCCGATCCAACCGGTCGAATGGAAACGTTGGCGTCACACCGCATGGAACCTTCTTCCATATTTCCGTCGCAAACGCCGCAGTAGCGGAGAATGGAGCGCATCTGGCGTAGATATTCCGCCGCCTCCCCGGCCGAGTGGATTTCCGGTTCGCTCACAATTTCAATCAGCGGCACACCCGCGCGGTTGAGGTCAACGTGCGAGACCATCTCGTCGCCCAGTTCATGCAAAAGTTTTCCGGCGTCTTCCTCCATGTGAATCCGGGTGAGCCGGACCCTTTTTTTTTGTCCGTTGACCGGGACATCAAGCCATCCTCCCAATGCCAACGGTTCCTCGTACTGCGAAATCTGGTAGCCTTTCGGCAAATCGGGGTAGAAGTAATTTTTTCGCGCCCAGATCGATTTTTTCTGGATCGAGCAATTCAGGGCGAGGGCCGCCTTGATGGCAAAGTGGACCACTTCTTGATTTAAGACGGGGAGTACCCCCGGAAGCCCCAAACAGACAGGGCAGGTGTTCTGATTGGGTGTAGCCCCGAATTGAGTGGAGCAGGAACAGAAAATTTTGCTCTTTGTCAACAGTTGGGCATGAACTTCCAACCCGATAACTGGTTCATATTCCATGAGTTTCCCTCTAGTCATCCCGCTTGACAGAGTCAAGCCGCGTTTGTTACTTAAGCGGACACGTCACGCTAGCCCTCCTGAAATGGACTCTATTCTCCAGGCCATCGGCAACACACCGGTTATTCCTCTCAAGCATGTGGCTGGTGAGGGAGCCGAAATTTTCGGGAAGTACGAGGCGGGGAACCCCAGTTTTTCGGTCAAAGACCGGATCGCCCTTGCCATGATCGAAAAGGCCGAAAAGGAGGGAAGGTTGAAGCCGGGAGGGCTTGTT harbors:
- the gatB gene encoding Asp-tRNA(Asn)/Glu-tRNA(Gln) amidotransferase subunit GatB codes for the protein MEYEPVIGLEVHAQLLTKSKIFCSCSTQFGATPNQNTCPVCLGLPGVLPVLNQEVVHFAIKAALALNCSIQKKSIWARKNYFYPDLPKGYQISQYEEPLALGGWLDVPVNGQKKRVRLTRIHMEEDAGKLLHELGDEMVSHVDLNRAGVPLIEIVSEPEIHSAGEAAEYLRQMRSILRYCGVCDGNMEEGSMRCDANVSIRPVGSDKFGTKVELKNMNSFKFVEKAIEYEIERQKAALSAGEKIAQETRLWDSGRGVTESMRSKEQAHDYRYFPDPDLVPLLIDETWITTVKQELPELAPARAARFAKEYQIPEYDAQVLTAEKAMADYFEEAVRAYNQPKKISNWMMTELMRELKNTGIEIEQSKVRPGQI